CCGCATCCTTCTCGATGTACTGGTCCTTCTTCGGGATGTAGGACTCCGGCTGGTAGTAGTCGTAGTAGGAGACGAAGTACTCCACGCGGTTCTGCGGGAAGAACTCTTTAAACTCGTTGTAGAGCT
Above is a genomic segment from Dehalococcoidia bacterium containing:
- a CDS encoding excinuclease ABC subunit B (The UvrABC repair system catalyzes the recognition and processing of DNA lesions. The beta-hairpin of the Uvr-B subunit is inserted between the strands, where it probes for the presence of a lesion); its protein translation is LYNEFKEFFPQNRVEYFVSYYDYYQPESYIPKKDQYIEKDAAINPKLEQLRLSATASLAMRSDVIVVASV